The region CAGAGCCGCAGGTTTGCTGTTCTCGACAGAGAACACCTTTCGTACTACAAGAAGGAGAAAGCGCTCATAACTTCAGAGGATGCAGACAAAAAGGAGAAGGCAAAGCTTAAAAAGCTTGCCGGGGCAGACTACCTGCTCATAGGGGAGTTAAAGGAGTTCCGTATTGAGAAGGTTCCGGCAGATAAGTTCTTGAAGATTGAGACAACTCCCAAATACAGGGTAAGGTACACGATAGACTACAAGGTTTTGCTCTTTGCCAACAACCAGGTAAAGTACGGGAAATCGGTAAGCGGCACCTTTACCGTTGAGGCAAATAGTTTAGACGAGGCTCGGGATAAGGCGTTAAACCGGCTGGCCAGGAGAGTTGTAAACGACCTGATTCTGGATATCTACCCGCCTGTAGCCATTCTCGCAGAAGGAGACAGGGTGGTTGTTAACGTAGGTAACCAGCTTGCCTACCCGGGAGAGTGCTTCAACGTTTATTTAAAAGGGGAGCCGATAAGGGACCCTTATACCGGAGAGTTCCTTGGATTCAACGAAATCAAGATAGGTAAGGTCGGAATAACAGAGGTAAAACCCAAGTTTTCGGTGGCAAAAGTTCTGGAAGGTTTCGTTGTTAAGGGCGCCATTTTAAGGCCCTGTAAGGGCGGGGTGCAGGAGCAGAAATTCGGAAAGAGCACCGTAAGGATACTACCCCAAGGAGGTGTAGTACTACCCTTTGATAAAAGGTAGGGGAGTTACTCCCCTACCTTTTCGTATCTGTCCATTATCCTGCGGTAAACCTCTTTGTAGCTCTCAACGACTTTACCCATATCCTTCCTGAAGCGGTCTTTGTCGAGGACTTCTCCTGAGGATTTATCCCAGAGACGGCAGGAGTCGGGAGTTATCTCATCTGCAAGGATTATTTCGCCGTTACAGCGGCCGAACTCCAGCTTGAAGTCAACAAGCTGGATGTCTATTTCGTCGAAGAACTTCTTCAGAAGTTCGTTGACCTCAAGGGCGATTTTGGTCATCTGCCCGAGCTCCTCCCTGGTTGCCCAGCCAAAGAGGTAGACGTGGTTGGGGCAGACCATAGGGTCGTGAAGCTCGTCGTTCTTGTAGAAGTACTCAACGAGGGGCTCTTTGAGGGGAGTTCCCTCGGGGACTCCGTACCTGCGGGAGAAGCTACCGGCCGCAACGTTCCTGACCACAACTTCCACCGGGATGATTTCACACTTTTTCACGAGCATCTCCCTGGGGGAGAGCCTCTCTACGAAGTGGGTCTTTATTCCGTGCTTTTCAAGGTACTCGAATATAACTGTGGAGATGGCGCAGTTTATAACTCCTTTGTCTTCGAGAACCTCTTTTTTGGCTCCGTCGAAAGCGGTTGTGTCGTCTTTGAAGTAGGCTACAAGGAGGTTATCGCTATCGGTTTTGTAGAGGACTTTTGCCTTACCTTCGTAGAGCTTCTCTCTCTTTTCCATACTCCCTCCTGGGTAAATAGGTATTACGCAGATTATAATAACTGGCGTCTGAAGTATAATCTTACCTTCACCAATACGCTCCGGGAGCAGCTATGAAGGAGTACTGCGGAGTCTTCGGAATCTACAACAGTCCGAACGCCGCCTACTTTACGTACTTAGGCCTTTACGCCCTTCAGCATAGAGGTCAGGAGAGCGCAGGAATAGCGGTTACAGACGGCAAGCGCATCACCTACCATAGGGACTTCGGGCTGGTCTCAAGCGTTTTCTCCAGCGAGCACCTCGATAGGCTTACCGGTCATACCGCAATCGGACACAACAGGTATTCAACCTCGGGAGCTTCCGACTCCCCCGATAATATTCAGCCGATAGTTGTGTCTTACAAGCACGGCCAGATGGCAATAGCCCACAACGGCAACCTGGTTAACGCCTTAGAGCTCAGGGAGAAGCTCGAGGAGGAAGGCTCCATCTTCAGGGGAACTTCCGATTCAGAAGTCATAGTCCACTTAATAGTGAAGTCACGGAAGAAACGGTTCTTGGAGAAGTTAATGGACGCCCTCTCCCAGCTTAAGGGCGCCTACTCCCTGCTTGTTATGACCAACAAGAAGCTCATAGCGATAAGGGACCCTTGGGGCTTCAGACCCCTGTGTATGGGGGAGCTCAACGGTTCTCCCGTGTTCGCCTCCGAAACGTGTGC is a window of Thermovibrio ammonificans HB-1 DNA encoding:
- a CDS encoding CsgG/HfaB family protein, which encodes MLRFIAAFIAALLAAAPLALAEFVTVKIRTVGTGATQNQAILEGVEEAVKRVYGFYIKSNKESRTLYSETNGSFTYKAKLKEQVKQRFQGVINGYKVLKLWRGADGFYRAKVEVNVIRYKLPGFHSEKLRRIAVYPFGGTYGKEFSSKLENLLMQSRRFAVLDREHLSYYKKEKALITSEDADKKEKAKLKKLAGADYLLIGELKEFRIEKVPADKFLKIETTPKYRVRYTIDYKVLLFANNQVKYGKSVSGTFTVEANSLDEARDKALNRLARRVVNDLILDIYPPVAILAEGDRVVVNVGNQLAYPGECFNVYLKGEPIRDPYTGEFLGFNEIKIGKVGITEVKPKFSVAKVLEGFVVKGAILRPCKGGVQEQKFGKSTVRILPQGGVVLPFDKR
- the purC gene encoding phosphoribosylaminoimidazolesuccinocarboxamide synthase, yielding MEKREKLYEGKAKVLYKTDSDNLLVAYFKDDTTAFDGAKKEVLEDKGVINCAISTVIFEYLEKHGIKTHFVERLSPREMLVKKCEIIPVEVVVRNVAAGSFSRRYGVPEGTPLKEPLVEYFYKNDELHDPMVCPNHVYLFGWATREELGQMTKIALEVNELLKKFFDEIDIQLVDFKLEFGRCNGEIILADEITPDSCRLWDKSSGEVLDKDRFRKDMGKVVESYKEVYRRIMDRYEKVGE